Part of the Sinomonas terrae genome, AGCAGCGGGCGAACGGCGCGTGGGGCTCCTACGCGGACCGGATGAGCCCGGGGACGTCGGCGGGGAACTTCTTCAGGGCGCTTCTGCGGGTCCAGGGGTGGGAGCAGCTGGAGCCCTCGGTCGCGGCCCACCGGGTCCAGGGCAATGCCGACCCGTTCCACTACGAGCCGTTCTGGTCGCCGGCGGTCGCCGTCGTGGCCGCGCTGGAGGGGCTCAGCCCAGTCTCGGTCGGCGGGACAGGGGCCTGCGGGTCTGCCGCGGGTTCGGGAGATGATCTGCCTTGGGGGCACGGGCCGGTCGGTGCCGTCTCGCCGTTGGGGATGTTCACCCGGGAGTGTGTGGACTTCGCGCTGTGGCGGGTGAACCAGGAGCTCGGTTCCGCCGGGGCGCCGTTCAGGCTCACCAATGCCGGCTTCCGCGGGGACGGGGTGCTGCTGGGCAGTGCGGTGACGTGGCGTGACGGGTGGCAGGCCAAGGGATGGCCGACGGGGAAGGCCCCTCGGGTCGGAGCTGTCGTCTGGTACGCCCCAGGCGTCGGGGGAGCGGACGGCACGTGGGGGCATGTGGCGGTCGTCAAGGCCGTCAACCCCGACGGGAGCTACGTCGAGGAGGGCTACAACGGCAGCCCAGCCCCCGATGACCACGCCTACTACACCCGCACGGTCCAGGACTCGGCCCCGAGCCTGTTCCTGTACGTGCCC contains:
- a CDS encoding CHAP domain-containing protein; this translates as MSEVRGDLWLGAAVILAVPLLVVVLFAGAGAGSSSAAAAGCAAAAVPNASVRSSSGVPSAVAGYSGVQLQNATAIISAGRALGLSARGLAIGVMTAMGESGLRVVDYGDSAGPDSRGLFQQRANGAWGSYADRMSPGTSAGNFFRALLRVQGWEQLEPSVAAHRVQGNADPFHYEPFWSPAVAVVAALEGLSPVSVGGTGACGSAAGSGDDLPWGHGPVGAVSPLGMFTRECVDFALWRVNQELGSAGAPFRLTNAGFRGDGVLLGSAVTWRDGWQAKGWPTGKAPRVGAVVWYAPGVGGADGTWGHVAVVKAVNPDGSYVEEGYNGSPAPDDHAYYTRTVQDSAPSLFLYVPTAGTNGPATE